Proteins encoded by one window of Govania unica:
- a CDS encoding cytochrome P450, with amino-acid sequence MTVTDALELAKTFDPRHLSPQFYDDPYSVYAALRAHDPVHAIEGGFFLTRYDDCLAVYRDRRFSSDKKQEFAPKFGDSPLFDHHTTSLVFNDPPLHTRVRKIIMGALTPRHLKRLEHDLDILVDELVADVRGRGQFDLIEDFAVHIPVEIIGNLLEVPKAERGPLRAWSTAILSALEPTITAEQFATGNRAVTEFVDYLKVLVAERRKNIGDPDTDVLSRLILGEHDGEQLSESELLQNCIFLLNAGHETTTNLIGNGIWLLLSHGDERRKLATNPALINSAVEEFLRFESPVQLNNRRTTETVDLGDVTLAPGTSVTLCIAAANRDATAFPDPDRLDIARKPNFQIAFGHSIHACAGMNLARLEGRIAIGKLMAALPDLTLDGTPERDRRARFRGFKKIPAKT; translated from the coding sequence ATGACGGTGACAGATGCTTTGGAATTGGCGAAAACCTTTGATCCGCGGCATCTGTCACCGCAGTTTTACGATGATCCCTATTCGGTTTATGCAGCGCTTCGGGCCCATGATCCAGTTCATGCGATCGAGGGCGGCTTTTTTCTCACGCGCTATGACGATTGCCTCGCGGTTTATCGCGATCGCCGGTTTTCTTCGGATAAAAAACAGGAATTCGCGCCGAAATTCGGTGACAGTCCCTTATTCGATCATCACACCACCAGCCTTGTTTTCAATGATCCGCCACTCCACACCCGGGTGCGCAAGATCATCATGGGCGCACTGACGCCACGTCATCTCAAACGTCTGGAACATGATCTCGACATCCTGGTCGATGAGCTTGTGGCGGATGTGCGGGGGCGCGGCCAATTTGATTTGATCGAGGATTTTGCCGTCCATATCCCGGTCGAAATCATCGGCAATCTGCTTGAGGTCCCGAAGGCCGAGCGGGGGCCCTTGCGTGCCTGGTCAACCGCAATCCTGAGTGCTTTGGAGCCCACAATCACGGCTGAGCAGTTCGCCACCGGCAATCGCGCCGTGACTGAGTTCGTGGATTATCTCAAAGTCCTCGTGGCCGAGCGGCGGAAAAATATCGGTGATCCCGATACCGATGTGCTCAGCCGACTTATTCTCGGTGAACATGATGGCGAACAATTGAGCGAAAGCGAGTTGTTGCAGAACTGTATTTTCCTGTTGAATGCCGGGCATGAGACAACCACCAATCTGATCGGCAACGGAATTTGGCTGTTGCTCAGTCATGGCGACGAACGGCGGAAACTTGCAACGAACCCGGCCTTGATCAATAGCGCGGTCGAAGAATTCCTGCGCTTTGAAAGTCCGGTGCAATTGAACAATCGGCGCACGACCGAGACGGTGGACCTCGGCGACGTTACCCTTGCCCCCGGCACCTCGGTCACGCTCTGCATCGCCGCCGCCAATCGCGATGCCACGGCCTTTCCCGATCCCGACCGTCTCGATATAGCGCGCAAGCCCAATTTCCAGATTGCCTTCGGTCACTCGATTCATGCCTGCGCGGGTATGAACCTTGCGCGTCTTGAAGGCCGCATTGCCATCGGCAAACTGATGGCGGCGCTGCCGGACCTCACATTAGACGGCACGCCAGAGCGCGATCGCCGGGCGCGCTTTCGCGGCTTCAAAAAAATTCCGGCCAAGACATAA
- a CDS encoding BaiN/RdsA family NAD(P)/FAD-dependent oxidoreductase, which produces MTDTPKAYDAIILGAGAAGLMCALTAGARGRRVLLLDHAPEAGKKILISGGGRCNFTNLESRADRFLSGNPHFAKSALKRYSQHDFIALVDKHRIAYHEKKLGQLFCDGSARAIVAMLLAECAAGDVDLRLGHKITSVSKSDQFYIDTNHGKFRAPSLVLATGGPSIPKMGASGFAYDIARQFGLPVIAPRPALVPLTFAAEDLAFMTPLSGVSIDSIARADGAMFRENILFTHRGLSGPAILQISSYWQPGETIHLDLLPDLDAADYLLDRKHTRAKAELKTVLGEVLPQRFAQSFANAPAVIGQMQDKALRVIAERLKRWAITPAGTEGYAKAEVTIGGIDTTALSSKTMAARDVPGLYAIGEAVDVTGWLGGYNFQWAWSSGYAAGEAI; this is translated from the coding sequence ATGACAGATACTCCTAAAGCCTATGACGCCATCATCCTTGGAGCCGGAGCCGCCGGGCTGATGTGTGCGCTCACTGCGGGCGCACGCGGGCGCCGCGTGTTGCTGCTGGATCATGCGCCCGAAGCCGGAAAAAAAATTCTGATCTCCGGCGGCGGACGCTGCAATTTCACCAATCTTGAAAGTCGCGCCGATCGGTTTCTGTCGGGCAATCCGCATTTCGCAAAATCGGCGCTCAAGCGCTACAGCCAGCATGATTTCATCGCACTCGTGGACAAGCATCGCATTGCGTATCACGAAAAAAAGCTTGGGCAATTGTTCTGCGACGGTTCCGCCCGCGCCATTGTCGCCATGCTGCTGGCGGAATGCGCGGCGGGCGATGTGGATCTCAGGCTTGGGCATAAAATCACCAGCGTTAGCAAGTCCGATCAATTTTATATCGATACGAACCATGGCAAATTCCGCGCGCCCTCTCTGGTGCTCGCCACCGGAGGGCCCTCCATTCCGAAAATGGGCGCGAGTGGGTTTGCCTATGACATCGCGCGGCAATTCGGCTTGCCCGTTATCGCGCCACGGCCCGCGCTTGTGCCGCTGACTTTTGCGGCCGAGGATCTGGCCTTCATGACACCTCTGAGCGGCGTCTCCATCGACAGCATCGCCCGCGCGGACGGCGCTATGTTCCGGGAAAATATTCTTTTTACCCATCGTGGACTTTCGGGCCCGGCGATCTTGCAGATATCGTCCTATTGGCAGCCCGGCGAAACCATTCATCTCGACCTGCTGCCAGACCTTGATGCCGCTGATTATCTCCTCGACCGCAAGCACACGCGGGCCAAGGCCGAACTTAAAACCGTGCTTGGGGAAGTTCTGCCGCAGCGCTTTGCTCAAAGCTTTGCCAATGCACCTGCCGTTATCGGTCAGATGCAGGACAAAGCCCTCCGCGTCATCGCCGAGCGCCTGAAACGCTGGGCCATCACGCCGGCGGGTACCGAAGGCTACGCCAAGGCTGAGGTCACCATAGGCGGCATCGATACGACGGCGCTGTCTTCCAAAACCATGGCGGCACGGGACGTCCCCGGGCTTTATGCCATCGGCGAGGCGGTCGATGTCACCGGCTGGCTCGGCGGTTATAATTTCCAATGGGCCTGGTCATCAGGCTACGCCGCTGGGGAAGCGATCTAA
- a CDS encoding alpha/beta hydrolase fold domain-containing protein, with the protein MTETTVFQADADPEMARILSAMAIASSSRPHASELAPEAQRRRFTEDMMFWNKEGPDLPRVENGLLQGPGGDLAYRLYEPLGAVELRPALVYFHGGGWTVGDLDSEDRQLRELALGSGVTIVSVAYRLAPEYKFPHPLEDCVAAMKWIAAEGAQLGIDRTRLAVGGLSAGANLALATALCLRDEGSDLVKFLMLFQGGYGARDSESFMLFGGGDYGLDRRAISNYYACYLDSPDQRDGPLVSPLLADLKNLPPVFLNAAGLDPLRDDSIELASRLVSAAVAVDFRLYPGVIHIFTLMSRRISLARQALRDAAEALRTALI; encoded by the coding sequence ATGACGGAGACGACTGTTTTTCAAGCGGATGCCGACCCCGAGATGGCGAGGATCCTGTCGGCGATGGCCATTGCATCTTCGTCACGCCCGCATGCAAGCGAGCTTGCCCCGGAGGCACAACGCCGCCGTTTCACCGAAGATATGATGTTCTGGAACAAGGAAGGCCCTGATTTGCCGCGTGTGGAAAACGGGCTGTTGCAAGGGCCCGGCGGTGATCTTGCTTATCGTCTTTATGAGCCGCTCGGGGCGGTGGAGCTCAGGCCAGCCCTGGTGTATTTTCATGGCGGCGGCTGGACGGTTGGTGATCTTGATAGTGAAGATCGCCAATTGCGTGAACTGGCATTGGGGAGCGGCGTGACGATTGTTTCGGTCGCTTATCGATTGGCCCCTGAATATAAATTTCCGCATCCGCTTGAGGATTGCGTGGCGGCGATGAAATGGATCGCCGCGGAAGGCGCACAGCTTGGCATCGATCGCACGCGTCTGGCGGTGGGCGGACTTTCGGCGGGCGCCAATCTTGCCCTTGCGACGGCGTTATGTTTGCGCGATGAGGGATCGGACCTGGTGAAATTTCTCATGCTGTTTCAAGGTGGGTATGGTGCGCGCGACAGTGAAAGCTTTATGCTTTTTGGCGGGGGAGACTATGGTCTCGACCGGCGTGCCATAAGCAATTATTACGCGTGCTATCTCGATTCGCCGGACCAGCGAGATGGTCCCCTAGTGTCGCCACTTTTGGCCGATCTCAAGAACTTACCGCCTGTTTTCCTCAATGCAGCGGGCCTTGATCCCTTGCGGGATGACAGCATTGAACTGGCCTCGCGATTAGTGTCGGCAGCTGTTGCAGTGGATTTTCGTCTCTATCCGGGGGTAATTCACATCTTCACATTGATGTCGAGGCGTATATCTCTTGCCAGACAAGCGCTCAGGGATGCGGCGGAGGCCTTGCGGACCGCCTTGATCTGA
- a CDS encoding crotonase/enoyl-CoA hydratase family protein — MTSDRISIDITDHVADVRLTRADKLNAIDMAMFEALIAAGDELAAQTSLRAVVLFGEGRAFCAGLDMEVISALLSPDDGTEVAAALLAPYRGAANRVQQAVLTWRDLPVPVIAAVHGAVYGGGFQLMLGADLRYAAPETKFSVMEIKWGLVPDMAGLPLMSELARLDIIRELTYSGRIFDAAEAAEMGFVTRVTADPRDAAHKTAQLISSRNPDAIRAAKRLMSSALPDLETRLPREAREQGALIGSANQLEAVQANLEKRPPRFR, encoded by the coding sequence ATGACATCCGACCGGATTTCCATCGACATCACGGACCATGTGGCCGATGTGCGGCTCACCCGGGCTGACAAACTGAACGCCATCGATATGGCCATGTTCGAGGCCTTGATTGCGGCCGGCGATGAGCTTGCGGCGCAGACGTCCTTGCGCGCGGTTGTGCTCTTTGGCGAAGGCCGGGCATTTTGCGCCGGGCTTGATATGGAGGTCATCTCCGCCCTGCTCAGTCCAGATGATGGCACAGAGGTTGCGGCCGCCCTGCTCGCGCCCTATCGTGGCGCCGCCAACCGTGTGCAGCAAGCCGTCCTCACATGGCGCGACCTGCCGGTGCCGGTCATTGCCGCCGTCCATGGCGCAGTCTATGGCGGCGGTTTTCAGCTGATGCTTGGCGCAGATCTGCGCTATGCCGCGCCCGAGACCAAATTCAGCGTCATGGAAATCAAATGGGGTCTCGTGCCGGATATGGCCGGACTGCCTTTGATGAGCGAACTGGCCCGGCTTGATATCATACGCGAGCTCACCTACAGCGGCCGCATATTCGACGCCGCAGAAGCCGCAGAGATGGGATTTGTCACCCGCGTCACAGCCGACCCCCGGGACGCCGCCCATAAAACAGCCCAACTTATCTCAAGCCGCAATCCCGACGCCATTCGTGCGGCGAAACGGCTTATGTCCAGCGCACTCCCTGATCTCGAAACCCGACTGCCTAGGGAGGCACGGGAACAAGGCGCTCTCATCGGTTCCGCCAATCAGCTGGAAGCCGTGCAAGCCAATCTGGAAAAGCGCCCACCGCGTTTTCGCTAA
- a CDS encoding GntR family transcriptional regulator, which translates to MVSKKTSGSGIPPTAKIQADKAVGRRDLAARDRSSLPIYHQLYTILRQQIIDGAYAEDVPLPTEMALSGNFNVSRVTVRRALDMLEREGMVMRRQGIGTFAVPVDESTSSNRLSGLIENLITLGIETSAEVLAFDPKSPVPPLVANTLKIPKSGRCLSLMRLRRHKGKPVSLTTVYLPESFGEIITKKTLDDRPIVRILELAGIIAANAEQTISAIAADEQVAARLDVSTGSPVIRLRRTVFDYDGKPILYQQSLYNPDRYEYYMLLSRDNSTARPQWRHLG; encoded by the coding sequence ATGGTCTCTAAAAAAACATCCGGCAGCGGGATCCCTCCCACCGCCAAAATACAGGCTGACAAAGCCGTCGGACGACGGGATCTGGCCGCGCGCGACAGAAGCAGTCTGCCGATCTATCACCAGCTCTATACCATCCTGCGCCAACAGATCATCGACGGCGCTTATGCTGAAGATGTACCGCTGCCCACCGAAATGGCCTTGTCGGGCAATTTCAATGTGTCGCGCGTGACGGTGCGGCGTGCGCTCGACATGCTGGAACGCGAAGGCATGGTGATGCGCCGCCAGGGCATCGGCACCTTCGCCGTTCCCGTGGATGAAAGCACAAGTTCAAACCGGTTGTCGGGGCTGATTGAAAATCTAATCACCCTTGGCATTGAAACAAGTGCGGAGGTTCTGGCTTTCGACCCTAAAAGCCCGGTGCCGCCGCTTGTGGCCAACACCTTGAAGATTCCCAAAAGCGGACGCTGTTTGTCGCTGATGCGGTTGCGCCGTCATAAGGGCAAACCAGTGTCACTGACCACGGTTTATCTGCCTGAATCTTTCGGCGAGATCATCACCAAGAAAACTCTGGATGATCGACCGATCGTGCGCATTCTGGAATTGGCCGGCATCATCGCCGCCAACGCCGAACAAACCATCAGCGCTATCGCCGCCGACGAACAGGTGGCCGCCCGGCTTGACGTTTCGACCGGATCGCCGGTGATCCGCCTCCGACGCACCGTCTTCGATTATGATGGCAAGCCGATCCTCTATCAGCAAAGCCTGTATAATCCCGACCGCTATGAATATTATATGCTGCTGTCACGGGACAACAGCACAGCACGCCCGCAATGGCGGCATCTCGGCTGA
- a CDS encoding aldehyde dehydrogenase codes for MIQAASAIINGKMVEGSGEQIAIINPATEETIASFAEADAALVDRAVVAAQDAFKDGRWRKQTVEQRQMALRRAADAIDAAADELAAIETANTGLPLTQTRGRHAGRAAYNFRYFADYIGQASGELYDQAPDHLTFVRRQPVGVAALIAPWNAPIALGSMKLAAAIAFGNSCVIKPSEQAPLGVQRVIEIVNASGIPDGVINLVNGRGVNTGNPLVRHPGTNVVSFTGGTGTGRAIMSAAGDTLKPVTLELGGKSANIIFDSADFERALDGALLGIFTNNGQQCLAGSRILVQKSIADRFIEAFIARTRAITIGSPLDPANQLGPVSAAIHRDRVLSYVDIATSGGGKLLTGGRRAPGFDKGYYVEPTVVLAADSNARVCQEEIFGPFATILTFDTPEEAFAIANNTNFGLVSYVWTEDLNLALQAQEDLASGVVWINTPMMRELRAPFSGWRDSGVGSQSGRDCEAFYTHQKTVTMARHPLTLTKLGLPR; via the coding sequence ATGATCCAGGCAGCGAGCGCGATCATCAACGGCAAAATGGTTGAAGGCAGCGGCGAACAGATCGCCATCATCAACCCCGCCACCGAAGAGACCATAGCAAGCTTTGCCGAGGCCGATGCGGCGCTGGTTGATCGCGCCGTTGTCGCTGCCCAAGATGCCTTCAAGGACGGGCGCTGGCGCAAGCAAACCGTCGAGCAGCGTCAGATGGCGCTGCGTCGCGCCGCCGATGCGATCGATGCCGCCGCCGACGAACTTGCAGCCATCGAAACCGCCAACACCGGCCTGCCGCTGACGCAGACCCGGGGCCGTCACGCCGGGCGCGCCGCCTATAACTTCCGCTATTTTGCCGATTATATCGGTCAGGCTTCCGGCGAGCTGTATGATCAGGCCCCCGATCATCTGACCTTCGTGCGCCGCCAGCCGGTCGGCGTCGCCGCCCTCATCGCGCCCTGGAACGCGCCCATCGCCCTTGGCTCCATGAAGCTTGCCGCGGCCATCGCGTTCGGCAACAGCTGCGTGATCAAACCGTCGGAACAGGCCCCGCTTGGGGTGCAGCGCGTGATCGAGATCGTGAACGCCTCCGGCATTCCGGACGGGGTCATCAACCTGGTCAACGGGCGCGGCGTCAATACCGGCAATCCGCTGGTCCGTCACCCAGGCACCAATGTGGTGTCCTTCACCGGCGGCACTGGCACCGGCCGGGCGATCATGTCGGCGGCGGGCGACACCTTGAAGCCGGTGACGCTCGAACTCGGCGGCAAATCGGCCAATATCATTTTCGACAGCGCCGATTTCGAACGCGCCCTCGATGGCGCCCTCCTTGGAATCTTCACCAACAACGGTCAACAATGCCTGGCCGGATCACGCATTCTGGTGCAGAAATCCATCGCCGACCGCTTCATCGAAGCCTTTATTGCCCGCACCCGGGCGATCACCATCGGCTCCCCTCTTGACCCGGCGAACCAGCTTGGTCCCGTAAGCGCCGCCATCCACCGCGACCGCGTGCTCAGCTATGTCGATATCGCCACGAGCGGCGGCGGCAAGCTGTTGACCGGCGGACGGCGCGCCCCGGGCTTTGACAAGGGTTATTACGTCGAGCCGACCGTGGTGCTTGCGGCCGACAGCAATGCCCGGGTCTGTCAGGAAGAAATCTTTGGCCCCTTCGCCACCATCCTGACCTTTGACACCCCGGAAGAGGCCTTCGCCATCGCCAACAACACAAACTTCGGACTTGTGAGCTATGTCTGGACCGAGGATTTGAATCTGGCGCTTCAGGCACAGGAAGACCTTGCCTCGGGCGTGGTCTGGATCAATACGCCGATGATGCGGGAATTGCGTGCGCCGTTCAGCGGCTGGCGGGATTCAGGCGTTGGATCGCAAAGCGGCCGCGATTGCGAAGCCTTCTACACCCATCAGAAAACCGTGACCATGGCCCGCCATCCCCTGACGCTGACCAAACTCGGTCTTCCGAGATAA
- a CDS encoding FAD-dependent oxidoreductase yields MSASERRIIIVGAGPVGLMAAYLLSHNKIPCLVLEQGEAISTDLRASTFHPSTLDMLDLHGLSQPLIDMGLICPTWQIRVHETNERVLFDLSVLKDDTNHPYRLQCEQSRLCTMLLEKIQEKGDVEVRFGAKVTAYREIGDTVEVDVETAAGTEVMDCSILIGADGARSSIRNLIGATFEGVTYPETTILATTQFPFEEHLPDLSNVNYVWKKDGTFSLLRLKDRWRVSIYPPIGMSIEEAMQPEQINAAIQDVVARPEPYEILECRAYHIHRRIVGDYRKGRVVLAGDSAHINSPSGGMGMNGGIHDAYNLVEKLTQIWNGASLDLLDLYTRQRRPVAAEEVLAQADRNRSRMQERDTAKRLEILKGLQDIVDDKAQAREYLLRSSLITALRQAAQIQ; encoded by the coding sequence ATGTCAGCTTCTGAACGTCGCATTATCATCGTTGGAGCCGGTCCGGTTGGCCTTATGGCTGCCTATCTGCTGTCTCACAACAAAATCCCCTGCCTTGTGCTTGAACAGGGCGAGGCGATTTCGACCGACCTCAGGGCTTCGACCTTCCATCCCTCGACCCTTGACATGCTGGACCTTCATGGTCTGTCGCAGCCGCTGATCGACATGGGGCTGATCTGCCCGACCTGGCAGATTCGCGTCCATGAAACCAATGAACGCGTGCTGTTCGACCTGTCGGTGCTGAAAGATGACACCAACCATCCCTATCGCCTGCAGTGCGAGCAATCGCGGCTTTGCACCATGCTCCTGGAAAAAATTCAGGAAAAAGGTGATGTCGAGGTCCGCTTCGGCGCGAAGGTTACGGCTTACCGCGAAATCGGCGACACTGTCGAAGTGGATGTGGAGACCGCAGCTGGCACCGAAGTCATGGATTGCTCCATTCTCATCGGGGCCGACGGCGCACGCAGCAGTATCCGCAATCTGATCGGCGCCACGTTCGAAGGCGTCACCTATCCGGAGACCACGATTCTCGCCACCACCCAGTTCCCGTTCGAAGAGCATCTGCCTGATCTGTCGAACGTCAATTATGTGTGGAAGAAAGACGGCACCTTCAGCCTGCTGCGTCTCAAGGACCGCTGGCGCGTCAGCATCTATCCGCCCATCGGCATGAGCATCGAAGAGGCCATGCAGCCGGAACAGATCAATGCCGCGATCCAGGACGTGGTGGCCCGTCCCGAGCCCTATGAAATCCTGGAATGCCGCGCCTATCACATTCATCGCCGTATTGTTGGCGATTACCGCAAAGGCCGCGTGGTTCTGGCCGGCGACAGCGCCCATATCAACAGCCCGAGTGGCGGCATGGGCATGAACGGCGGCATTCATGACGCCTATAATCTGGTCGAAAAGCTGACCCAGATCTGGAACGGCGCTTCGCTGGATCTGCTGGATCTCTATACCCGCCAGCGTCGCCCGGTGGCGGCCGAAGAAGTGCTGGCCCAGGCCGACCGCAATCGTTCCCGCATGCAGGAACGCGATACCGCCAAGCGGCTTGAGATCCTGAAAGGACTTCAGGACATCGTCGATGACAAAGCACAGGCGCGGGAATATCTTTTGCGTTCGTCCCTTATCACGGCCCTGCGCCAGGCTGCGCAAATCCAATAG
- a CDS encoding aspartate racemase/maleate isomerase family protein produces the protein MIGHQGLAYGRLGGVGVLTPSGNPTVEPELARLLGDDVLMLSGRMYDAAPDLHDRLLAYVTNIDATLATFGGVPLSVFLFACTGSCYLIGPEAETALVNRLSDKGINFITASHAIRAALLMQGATRAVLVNPYPQSLRAAALDYWQAVGLEVLDVVDVENARPGYHAIYTLTDDLVAAAVTRAQDRALELSADVVLCTGTGMATLAAALPATGGRAPVLSSNICLAWAGRMALGDSQTLTDWIAASAPWRRRV, from the coding sequence ATGATAGGACATCAGGGACTTGCATATGGTCGGCTCGGCGGGGTCGGCGTTCTGACGCCCTCGGGCAATCCCACGGTGGAGCCTGAACTGGCTCGTCTTCTTGGTGACGATGTCCTGATGCTGAGCGGGCGCATGTATGATGCGGCCCCTGATCTCCATGACCGGCTTTTGGCCTATGTGACTAATATTGATGCCACCCTCGCAACCTTCGGCGGAGTTCCGCTGTCGGTGTTTCTGTTTGCCTGCACCGGCAGCTGTTATCTGATCGGGCCTGAGGCCGAGACGGCGCTGGTCAATCGGTTGTCTGACAAAGGAATCAACTTCATCACGGCGTCCCATGCCATTCGCGCGGCGCTGCTCATGCAGGGGGCGACGCGGGCCGTGCTCGTCAATCCCTATCCGCAAAGCCTGCGGGCAGCGGCGCTTGATTATTGGCAGGCGGTCGGGCTTGAGGTGCTGGATGTGGTCGATGTTGAAAACGCGCGCCCCGGTTATCATGCGATTTATACCCTGACCGACGATCTTGTGGCGGCTGCGGTTACCCGGGCGCAGGACCGCGCCCTGGAACTTTCGGCCGATGTAGTGCTGTGCACGGGCACGGGTATGGCGACTCTCGCGGCGGCTCTGCCGGCAACGGGGGGGCGTGCGCCGGTGTTGTCTTCCAATATTTGTCTGGCCTGGGCCGGACGCATGGCACTTGGCGACAGTCAAACTTTGACGGACTGGATTGCGGCCTCGGCGCCCTGGCGGCGGCGGGTATAA
- a CDS encoding TonB-dependent receptor gives MKKFGSLLLASTSLIGVWGVAGVAMAQEAANMLVLEEMVISARKVDERLQDAPITVNAMSRDALDRQGVRDISQLSNVIPGLSYDQDFGRRLDRPAIRGQSSILGAANAASFLDGVFIPDTLFGTELAFAERIEVIKGPQSALYGRQTFSGAISYVSKKPNMDEFEGRVKGTLATDGEVDILGMVSGPIVKDKLAFQIGANYYKFDGQYRNQNKNDSTFGHKVGDEETKAISVIALFTPTDNLDVTVRYSFGKNNDGQEATALQRASNNNCFWSNTLNRYQYFCGTVSGSEKDINLNLDAVGGGRLLRDTHRVAGIINYTAGDYTITSTTGYTKSDEDRNADIDYQNGALSNGSLHIRDGAYVESLSSELRVVSPRDQRFRWLAGGYYYHEDRDTERYFYPSAFPTYNDRVQNNGRNTIRNVAGFAMAQYDFTDNLTAAAEIRYAQDKLGLVGGNNHYNLSTTYKSWTPRFTLDYKVNSDVMVYGVVARGNKPGGFNSDVRLIGDQVTYEEETAWNYELGFKSEFFDRRVRLNVAAYYIDWSGQQLTQNAIFQSGPGTTTSISYIANVGSLHVKGIEAEMQAAVTDWWTLQLSGSINESKYAKGYDSEVFNLTGNGNLKGKYAPNTPKYQYAIVNNFQTDVGNGFDGFLNLTYSYRSGKYDQVGNFASTGGRHNVDGRIGIENGQFSTALFVRNLFNNRDPLGVIRYVDFAAAGARGYLVGLPKTRQFGVTVDYKF, from the coding sequence GTGAAGAAATTTGGTTCATTGCTGCTGGCATCCACCTCCTTGATTGGAGTCTGGGGTGTGGCTGGCGTTGCCATGGCACAAGAGGCAGCAAATATGCTGGTTCTTGAAGAAATGGTCATTTCGGCCCGTAAGGTTGACGAGCGGCTGCAAGATGCTCCGATCACTGTGAACGCCATGAGCCGCGATGCTCTCGATCGTCAGGGCGTGCGCGATATCAGCCAGCTGAGCAACGTCATTCCCGGTCTGAGCTATGACCAGGACTTCGGCCGTCGTCTCGATCGTCCGGCCATCCGCGGTCAATCCTCAATTCTGGGTGCAGCGAACGCCGCTTCGTTCCTTGATGGCGTGTTCATCCCGGACACCCTGTTCGGCACCGAACTCGCTTTCGCAGAGCGCATCGAAGTGATCAAAGGCCCGCAGTCGGCGCTTTATGGTCGCCAGACGTTCTCGGGCGCGATCAGCTACGTATCGAAAAAGCCGAACATGGACGAGTTCGAGGGCCGCGTTAAGGGCACCCTCGCAACCGACGGCGAAGTCGATATCCTCGGCATGGTTAGCGGCCCGATCGTAAAAGACAAGCTCGCCTTCCAGATTGGTGCGAACTACTACAAGTTCGACGGTCAGTATCGCAACCAGAACAAAAACGATTCGACCTTCGGCCATAAGGTCGGCGACGAAGAGACCAAAGCCATCAGCGTTATTGCTCTGTTCACGCCGACGGACAACCTCGACGTCACGGTTCGCTATTCTTTTGGCAAGAACAATGACGGCCAGGAAGCAACTGCTCTGCAGCGCGCTTCGAACAACAACTGCTTCTGGAGCAACACGCTCAATCGCTATCAGTATTTCTGCGGCACGGTGAGCGGTTCGGAAAAAGACATCAACCTCAATCTTGATGCGGTCGGCGGTGGCCGTCTTCTTCGCGACACCCATCGCGTAGCTGGCATCATCAACTATACCGCTGGCGATTATACGATCACCTCGACGACCGGTTACACCAAATCGGACGAAGATCGTAACGCAGACATCGACTATCAGAATGGTGCACTCTCCAACGGCTCCCTGCATATCCGCGATGGCGCTTATGTGGAAAGCCTGTCGTCCGAACTTCGTGTGGTATCGCCGCGTGACCAGCGCTTCCGTTGGTTGGCCGGTGGTTACTACTATCATGAAGATCGCGACACCGAGCGTTACTTCTACCCGTCCGCGTTCCCGACCTACAATGATCGTGTCCAGAACAACGGCCGCAATACCATCCGCAACGTCGCCGGCTTTGCCATGGCACAGTACGACTTCACGGATAACCTGACGGCTGCTGCGGAAATTCGTTATGCGCAGGATAAGCTCGGTCTTGTTGGTGGTAACAACCACTATAACCTGTCGACCACTTACAAAAGCTGGACCCCGCGCTTCACGCTTGACTATAAAGTCAATTCGGACGTGATGGTTTATGGTGTTGTTGCCCGTGGCAATAAGCCAGGCGGATTCAACTCGGACGTACGTCTGATCGGTGATCAGGTTACTTACGAAGAAGAAACCGCATGGAACTATGAACTCGGTTTCAAGAGCGAATTCTTTGACCGCCGCGTGCGGTTGAACGTTGCCGCTTACTACATCGATTGGTCAGGTCAGCAGCTCACGCAAAATGCGATCTTCCAAAGCGGTCCGGGCACGACTACGTCGATTTCCTATATCGCCAACGTTGGTTCGCTGCATGTGAAGGGCATCGAAGCCGAAATGCAGGCAGCTGTCACCGATTGGTGGACGCTGCAGCTGAGCGGTTCGATCAACGAGTCGAAATACGCTAAAGGCTATGACTCTGAAGTGTTCAACCTTACGGGCAATGGTAACCTGAAAGGCAAATACGCTCCGAACACGCCGAAGTATCAGTATGCCATCGTCAACAACTTCCAGACGGATGTTGGCAACGGCTTCGACGGCTTCCTGAACCTGACCTACTCCTACCGTTCGGGCAAGTATGACCAAGTCGGCAACTTCGCATCGACCGGCGGACGTCACAATGTCGATGGTCGCATCGGGATTGAGAATGGCCAGTTCAGCACGGCACTGTTCGTTCGCAACCTGTTCAACAACCGCGATCCGCTTGGCGTGATCCGTTATGTTGACTTTGCAGCTGCGGGCGCCCGCGGTTATCTGGTTGGTCTGCCAAAGACCCGTCAGTTCGGCGTCACGGTTGACTACAAGTTCTAG